In Halobaculum magnesiiphilum, the following proteins share a genomic window:
- a CDS encoding phosphotransacetylase family protein yields the protein MNPLLVTSTAESTGKTAVTLALARIAAERGREVGYMKPKGTRLQSVVGKTLDEDPMLARELLDTDAEMHEMEPIVYSPTFIEGAIRGREDPDELRERIAEAYDGLAEDTDAMFVEGGGDVRTGGVVDLTDPEVAELLDADVLLVAEYGESGDVDDLLAAVDDVGDRLAGVLFNRVDDAVYDDVDQDVIPFLTSRGVDTLGALPRSPELAGVTVSALADELGADVLVEGDGDALVQRFTVGAMGAEEALRHFRRARDAAVITGGDRSDIATAAVEANSVRCLVLTGGHRPSGSVLGKAKEAGLPVLSVPSDTLTTVDRAEDVIRSGRTRDARTVEVMRELLETHADVEALVGAET from the coding sequence ATGAACCCGTTACTCGTCACATCGACCGCCGAGAGCACCGGCAAGACGGCCGTCACGCTCGCGCTCGCGCGCATCGCCGCCGAGCGCGGCCGCGAGGTCGGCTACATGAAACCGAAGGGCACGCGCCTCCAGAGCGTCGTCGGCAAGACGCTCGACGAGGACCCAATGCTCGCGCGAGAGCTGCTGGACACCGACGCCGAGATGCACGAAATGGAGCCGATCGTCTACTCGCCGACGTTCATCGAGGGGGCCATCCGCGGCCGCGAGGACCCCGACGAGCTCCGCGAGCGAATCGCGGAGGCGTACGACGGGCTCGCCGAGGACACCGACGCGATGTTCGTCGAGGGCGGCGGCGACGTTCGCACCGGCGGCGTCGTCGACCTCACCGACCCGGAGGTGGCCGAGCTCCTCGACGCCGACGTACTGCTGGTGGCCGAGTACGGGGAGTCCGGCGACGTGGACGACCTGCTCGCGGCCGTCGACGACGTGGGCGACCGCCTGGCGGGCGTCCTCTTCAACCGCGTCGACGACGCCGTCTACGACGACGTGGACCAGGACGTGATCCCGTTCCTCACGAGCCGCGGCGTCGACACGCTCGGGGCGCTCCCGCGCAGTCCGGAGCTCGCCGGCGTGACCGTGTCGGCGCTGGCGGACGAACTCGGCGCGGACGTGCTCGTCGAGGGCGACGGCGACGCGCTCGTCCAGCGGTTCACGGTCGGGGCGATGGGCGCCGAGGAGGCGCTGCGGCACTTCAGGCGCGCACGCGACGCCGCGGTCATCACCGGCGGCGACCGCTCCGACATCGCCACGGCGGCCGTCGAGGCCAACAGCGTTCGCTGTCTCGTGCTTACCGGCGGGCATCGGCCCTCCGGCTCGGTGCTCGGGAAGGCGAAGGAGGCCGGCCTTCCGGTGCTGTCCGTGCCCTCGGACACGCTCACCACCGTCGACCGCGCGGAGGACGTGATCCGCAGCGGCCGCACTCGGGACGCGCGAACCGTCGAAGTGATGCGCGAACTGTTGGAGACCCACGCTGACGTTGAGGCGCTGGTCGGAGCCGAGACGTAG
- a CDS encoding acetate--CoA ligase family protein: MSGDRDPADALLDSDDPLADDATTDGGAALTGLFAPERVAVVGATDREGSVGRAVTENLIAEFDGEVVPVNPSRDEVLGLSCVGSVADADADMAVVAVPPGAVIDVVRECGESGVDNVVVLTAGFGETGAEGADREQQLRSVAEEYDLNLVGPNSLGVMSSPRGLNATFGPDAPPAGAVSFMSQSGAFVTAVVDWAKEQGVGFKDVVSLGNKAVLDETDFVRAWGDDPDTDVVVGYLESIDDGRAFVDAARETTDDTPVTVVKSGRTDAGAQAASSHTGAIAGSDRAYEAGLDAAGVLRAESVQELFDSARALAGGDVPESDGVAVVTNAGGPGVMATDAVGDAERLRLASFDDGTVERLGEALPDEANVYNPVDVIGDASVDRFREALDIALRDPDVGTVVVITAPTATLDFGELGEMIADAADEHGVPMAACLMGGGRLADARDVLRERGVPSYFDPARAVGGLESLAEYREVRGRSYPAPEPIDADRDRVREILSSVEERSDNRLGVEAMEIFDAYGIPTPEGAVVDDPAEAEQIAEGIGEEVVMKIVSPDILHKSDIGGVKVGVPVAEVADAYEDLVSRARNYQPDATILGVQVQELIDLDDGVETIVGSHTDPQFGPLVMFGLGGVFVEIMEDTTFRLAPVGCDEAAEMTEEIDAAPLLRGARGREAVDIDSVVDAVRRVSQLVADFPSIVELDVNPLVATPDGVRAVDLRLTVDPEELESQS; this comes from the coding sequence ATGAGCGGTGACCGAGACCCGGCCGACGCGTTGCTCGACAGCGATGATCCACTCGCCGACGACGCGACGACAGACGGCGGCGCGGCGCTCACGGGGTTGTTCGCCCCGGAGCGCGTCGCCGTCGTCGGCGCGACCGACCGCGAGGGATCGGTCGGCCGGGCGGTGACGGAGAACCTCATCGCCGAGTTCGACGGCGAAGTCGTCCCGGTGAACCCGAGCCGCGACGAGGTGCTGGGCCTGTCGTGCGTGGGATCGGTCGCCGATGCCGACGCCGACATGGCCGTCGTCGCGGTCCCGCCGGGCGCCGTCATCGACGTGGTCCGCGAGTGCGGCGAGTCCGGGGTCGACAACGTCGTCGTGCTCACGGCCGGCTTCGGCGAGACCGGGGCCGAGGGCGCCGACCGCGAACAGCAGCTCAGATCCGTCGCCGAGGAGTACGACCTGAACCTCGTCGGCCCGAACAGCCTCGGCGTGATGTCGAGCCCGCGCGGGCTCAACGCCACGTTCGGCCCCGACGCGCCGCCGGCGGGCGCCGTCTCGTTCATGAGCCAGTCGGGGGCGTTCGTCACGGCCGTCGTCGACTGGGCGAAAGAACAGGGGGTCGGCTTCAAGGACGTCGTCTCGCTGGGCAACAAGGCCGTCCTCGACGAGACGGACTTCGTGCGCGCGTGGGGCGACGACCCCGACACGGACGTGGTCGTCGGCTACCTCGAGAGTATCGACGACGGCCGCGCGTTCGTCGATGCCGCCCGCGAGACGACCGACGACACGCCCGTGACGGTCGTCAAGTCCGGGCGAACGGACGCCGGCGCGCAGGCGGCCTCCAGCCACACCGGCGCGATCGCCGGATCGGACCGGGCGTACGAGGCCGGCCTCGATGCTGCCGGCGTCCTCCGGGCGGAATCGGTTCAGGAGCTGTTCGATTCGGCCCGGGCGCTCGCCGGCGGCGACGTTCCCGAATCCGACGGCGTCGCCGTCGTGACGAACGCCGGCGGGCCGGGCGTGATGGCGACCGACGCCGTCGGCGACGCCGAGCGCCTCCGGCTCGCCAGCTTCGACGACGGGACGGTCGAGCGCCTCGGCGAGGCGCTGCCCGACGAGGCGAACGTGTACAACCCGGTCGACGTGATCGGCGACGCGAGCGTCGACCGGTTCCGCGAGGCGCTCGACATCGCGCTGCGGGATCCGGACGTCGGAACGGTCGTCGTGATCACCGCGCCGACGGCAACGCTGGACTTCGGCGAGTTGGGCGAGATGATCGCCGACGCCGCCGACGAGCACGGCGTCCCGATGGCCGCCTGCCTGATGGGCGGCGGTCGCCTCGCCGACGCCCGCGACGTGTTGCGCGAACGCGGGGTTCCGTCGTACTTCGACCCGGCGCGCGCGGTCGGGGGACTGGAGTCGCTCGCGGAGTACCGCGAGGTTCGGGGGCGCTCGTACCCCGCGCCGGAGCCGATCGACGCCGACCGCGACAGGGTCCGCGAGATCCTCTCGTCGGTCGAGGAGCGCTCGGACAACCGTCTCGGCGTCGAGGCGATGGAGATATTCGACGCCTACGGGATCCCGACACCCGAGGGCGCGGTCGTCGACGACCCCGCCGAGGCCGAGCAGATCGCCGAGGGGATCGGCGAGGAGGTCGTGATGAAGATCGTCTCGCCGGACATCCTCCACAAGTCCGACATCGGCGGCGTGAAGGTCGGCGTCCCGGTCGCGGAGGTCGCGGACGCATACGAGGACCTGGTGTCTCGGGCGCGCAACTACCAGCCCGACGCGACGATCCTCGGCGTGCAGGTCCAGGAGCTGATCGACCTCGACGACGGCGTCGAGACGATCGTCGGCAGCCACACCGACCCGCAGTTCGGCCCGCTGGTCATGTTCGGGCTGGGCGGCGTGTTCGTCGAGATCATGGAGGACACCACCTTCCGCCTGGCGCCGGTCGGCTGCGACGAGGCCGCCGAGATGACCGAGGAGATCGACGCCGCGCCCCTGTTGCGCGGCGCCCGCGGGCGCGAAGCGGTCGACATCGATTCGGTGGTCGACGCCGTCAGGCGGGTGTCACAGCTCGTCGCCGACTTCCCGAGCATCGTGGAACTGGACGTGAACCCACTGGTCGCGACGCCCGACGGGGTCCGGGCCGTCGACCTGCGACTCACCGTCGACCCCGAAGAGCTGGAGTCACAGTCATGA